The following proteins are encoded in a genomic region of Pseudomonas sp. Os17:
- a CDS encoding LysR family transcriptional regulator translates to MNLKALMCCVEVVRQGSFTKAAQSLHIAQPALSMAVTRLEEELGVTLFNRAARKITVTAEGKSFLARVEVALLELDMARQELRDLSHLQRGEIRLGVPPMYGINYIPQVLNAFGKSYPGIVMTVVEGSADDISQRLENRDIDVALLESRRVASGWDSVVLGTDEMVMCMNEDHPLAREAFIEASRLQDEKMVLFDQTFLQRHMFDAFCEAAGTRYRIALQSNFVSLVIQATLDGMGASTLLRSIQHSVPGLQGVPFKPAQVMSFSLCWRADEYLSVANRRFVEFAQTTGFFGKDPA, encoded by the coding sequence ATGAATCTCAAAGCGTTGATGTGCTGCGTAGAAGTTGTGCGGCAAGGCAGTTTCACCAAAGCCGCGCAGAGCCTGCACATTGCCCAACCGGCATTGAGCATGGCCGTTACTCGATTGGAAGAGGAACTGGGCGTTACCCTTTTCAACCGCGCAGCACGAAAAATCACCGTCACCGCTGAAGGCAAAAGCTTTCTCGCCCGTGTCGAAGTTGCTTTGCTGGAACTCGACATGGCCCGCCAGGAGCTGCGGGATCTGTCGCATTTGCAGCGTGGCGAGATTCGTCTCGGCGTGCCTCCCATGTACGGGATCAACTACATTCCGCAGGTACTCAACGCCTTTGGCAAAAGTTATCCAGGTATCGTCATGACGGTGGTCGAAGGCAGTGCGGATGACATCAGCCAACGCCTGGAAAACCGTGACATCGATGTCGCCCTGCTGGAGTCCCGTCGAGTGGCGAGCGGATGGGACTCGGTTGTATTGGGCACCGACGAGATGGTCATGTGCATGAACGAAGACCACCCACTTGCGCGCGAGGCCTTTATCGAGGCCTCGCGTCTGCAAGATGAAAAAATGGTGCTTTTTGACCAGACCTTCCTGCAACGCCATATGTTCGATGCCTTCTGCGAAGCCGCCGGCACCCGCTATCGAATAGCATTGCAGAGCAATTTCGTCTCGCTGGTCATCCAGGCAACACTGGATGGAATGGGCGCCTCTACCCTGCTGCGCTCCATTCAACACTCCGTACCCGGCTTGCAGGGGGTTCCTTTCAAACCGGCACAGGTCATGAGTTTCAGTCTGTGCTGGCGAGCGGACGAATATCTGTCCGTGGCAAACCGGCGATTCGTCGAGTTTGCCCAGACAACCGGTTTCTTCGGTAAGGATCCCGCCTGA
- a CDS encoding carbohydrate porin — MQKASRWLLAGVLSTSAAASQAATLEERMAAFEARASAAEKRAAAAEQQTQALARELQQIKLATSASQPAASTASQASNPVVDTRLAKLEARQESMEKQASTSNLSNGFSFNGYARSGLLIDEGLGGGRGGPYTTPAGSVGGAVGRLGNEDDTYMRIDLSKEIYAQNGTRSKFTVSIADGVESSNDWTADESKLNVRQVFTALDHIAAFKGNSVFENATLWAGKRFDRDNFDIHWLDSDVIYLAGTGGGIYDVQMNKNWRSNYSLIGRSYGDFSQAGLNADVASYILTSNQFFEDGQWQWMFNGIGAKKNDFATRTNKAGLTPADSGLHSMLANHQKNFFGREGFLKTALLYGQGLGAEVKNVGSDGELIDEARALRLALYGETPIAPDWRIGPSVLAEQSTDRYVKGDDYRWLTLNVRLANTINSNFEMAYEMSWQTMSLDPKGYLQRNAVDGNFWKFTVAPTFKLDVGDLLTRPELRVFASYMSWSSDLDRYSSSDAFGKSDFNAGGVWQYGIQMETWF, encoded by the coding sequence ATGCAGAAAGCATCAAGATGGCTACTGGCAGGCGTGCTCAGCACCTCGGCGGCGGCCTCTCAGGCCGCGACTCTGGAAGAGCGCATGGCCGCGTTCGAGGCCCGTGCCAGCGCCGCGGAAAAACGCGCGGCGGCAGCCGAACAGCAAACCCAGGCACTCGCCAGGGAGTTGCAGCAGATCAAACTCGCCACCTCCGCCTCGCAGCCCGCTGCGTCCACCGCATCCCAGGCAAGCAATCCCGTGGTGGACACCCGACTGGCCAAACTCGAAGCCCGCCAGGAAAGCATGGAAAAACAGGCCAGCACTTCGAACCTCAGCAATGGCTTCAGCTTCAACGGCTATGCCCGTTCCGGATTGCTGATCGACGAGGGGCTGGGCGGTGGCCGTGGCGGCCCCTATACGACGCCGGCCGGCTCGGTGGGTGGGGCAGTGGGGCGACTCGGTAACGAGGACGACACCTACATGCGGATAGACCTGTCGAAAGAAATCTATGCGCAGAATGGCACCCGTTCCAAATTCACCGTTTCCATCGCCGACGGTGTGGAAAGCTCCAATGACTGGACCGCCGACGAAAGCAAACTCAACGTGCGCCAGGTATTCACCGCGCTCGACCATATCGCTGCGTTCAAGGGCAATTCCGTGTTCGAGAACGCCACCCTGTGGGCCGGCAAGCGATTTGATCGGGACAACTTCGATATTCACTGGCTGGACTCGGACGTCATCTACCTGGCCGGTACCGGCGGTGGAATCTACGATGTGCAGATGAACAAGAACTGGCGCTCGAATTACTCCTTGATTGGGCGTAGCTATGGGGACTTCAGCCAAGCAGGCCTTAACGCCGATGTGGCGAGCTACATCCTGACGTCCAACCAGTTCTTCGAGGATGGCCAGTGGCAATGGATGTTCAATGGCATCGGCGCGAAGAAAAACGATTTTGCTACCCGCACCAATAAAGCCGGTTTGACCCCCGCGGATTCCGGCCTGCACAGCATGCTGGCCAATCACCAGAAGAACTTCTTCGGCAGAGAAGGCTTCCTCAAAACGGCGCTGCTCTATGGGCAAGGCCTGGGCGCGGAGGTCAAGAACGTCGGCTCGGATGGCGAACTGATCGACGAGGCCCGGGCGCTGCGTCTTGCCCTTTACGGCGAGACCCCCATAGCGCCCGACTGGCGCATCGGGCCCAGCGTGCTGGCCGAACAGAGCACCGACAGATACGTCAAGGGCGACGACTACCGCTGGCTGACCCTGAACGTGCGCTTGGCCAACACAATCAACAGCAACTTCGAGATGGCCTACGAAATGAGCTGGCAAACCATGAGCCTCGATCCCAAGGGCTATCTCCAACGTAATGCGGTTGACGGCAATTTCTGGAAATTCACGGTCGCCCCGACCTTCAAACTTGACGTTGGAGACCTACTCACACGTCCCGAATTGCGAGTGTTCGCAAGCTACATGAGTTGGTCGTCCGATCTGGACAGATACAGCTCCTCGGACGCCTTCGGCAAGTCGGACTTCAACGCCGGAGGTGTATGGCAGTACGGCATACAGATGGAAACCTGGTTTTGA
- a CDS encoding carbohydrate ABC transporter permease encodes MSVSTVHASCDERLLTRETPMQRRRVRAAWLFLTPMLLCLALVAAWPLLRTFWFSLTDASLADTRGGAFVGLSNYLFHDGSHWSGILVDPQWWNAVHNTLYFTLVSVGLEVVLGLLLALLLNIQFTGRSLVRALILIPWAIPTIVSAKIWSWMLNDQFGIINHMMLSVGLIDAPLAWTADADLSMWAVIIVDVWKTLPFVTLLMLAALQMLPSDCYEAARVDGIHPLKVFWRVTLPLLMPALLVATIFRLLDSLRVFDVIYVLTSNSSSTMSMSVYARQHLVEFQDVGYGSAASTLLFLVVALIAMLYLYLGRRQMEVRA; translated from the coding sequence ATGTCTGTCTCTACTGTCCATGCCTCCTGTGACGAGCGCCTGCTCACCCGGGAAACGCCCATGCAGCGTCGCCGAGTACGCGCCGCATGGCTGTTTCTGACGCCCATGCTGCTGTGCCTGGCCCTGGTGGCCGCCTGGCCGCTACTGCGCACATTCTGGTTCAGCCTGACCGACGCCAGCCTCGCGGACACCCGTGGCGGCGCCTTTGTCGGCTTGAGCAATTATCTGTTCCACGACGGTTCCCACTGGTCGGGGATCCTGGTCGATCCACAATGGTGGAACGCCGTGCACAACACGCTGTATTTCACCCTGGTCTCGGTGGGCCTGGAAGTCGTCCTGGGGCTGTTGCTGGCGTTGCTGCTGAACATCCAGTTCACCGGTCGCTCCCTGGTGCGTGCGCTGATTCTGATTCCGTGGGCGATTCCCACCATTGTCTCGGCGAAGATCTGGTCGTGGATGCTCAATGACCAGTTCGGCATCATCAACCACATGATGCTGAGCGTCGGCCTGATTGACGCGCCTCTGGCCTGGACGGCAGACGCGGATCTGTCGATGTGGGCGGTGATCATCGTCGACGTCTGGAAGACCCTGCCCTTTGTCACGCTGCTGATGCTGGCTGCCTTGCAGATGTTGCCGAGCGATTGCTACGAAGCCGCCAGGGTCGATGGCATTCATCCGCTGAAAGTGTTCTGGCGCGTCACGCTGCCGTTGTTGATGCCGGCATTGCTGGTGGCCACGATCTTCCGCCTCCTCGACTCCCTGCGGGTCTTCGACGTCATCTATGTGCTGACCTCGAATTCGTCCAGCACCATGAGCATGTCGGTCTATGCCCGCCAACACCTGGTGGAGTTCCAGGATGTCGGCTATGGCAGCGCAGCCTCGACCCTGCTGTTCCTGGTCGTTGCGCTGATCGCCATGCTTTACCTCTACCTCGGACGCCGTCAAATGGAGGTTCGAGCATGA
- a CDS encoding ABC transporter substrate-binding protein — translation MKQLKSLLPAALLTLCAGLPSVSSAADLTISCGAVGAELQLCKEAVEAWSKQTGNHVEVVSTPNSATERLSFYQQILSAQSTDIDIIQIDMVWPGMLAKHLLDLREVLPANATQGYFQAQVDNATVNGRLVTMPWFADSGLLYYRKDLLEKYNKPVPQTWEEMTATARDVQQAERSAGHPNLWGYIFQGRAYEGLTCNALEWISSQAQGGLVNPQGDIVVNSPASRAALNLAKSWVGDISPRGVLNYTEEEGRGVFQSGNALFMRNWPYVWALVQSQDSAVKDQVGVAALPRGGETGNHASTLGGWGLAVSRYSAHPQLAAELVSYLTSAQQQKHRALIGAYNPVIESLYQDPELLAAMPYYAQLHSILNDGVMRPAAITADRYPRVSNAFFDRVHGVLAGELPVDQALAELESELTRIKRQNW, via the coding sequence ATGAAACAGCTGAAATCCCTCCTTCCAGCAGCGTTACTCACCCTCTGTGCCGGCCTTCCATCCGTCTCCAGCGCAGCCGATCTGACGATCTCCTGCGGCGCGGTGGGGGCCGAGTTGCAACTTTGCAAAGAGGCCGTCGAGGCGTGGTCGAAACAGACCGGCAACCACGTCGAGGTGGTTTCCACGCCTAACTCGGCGACCGAGCGGTTGTCGTTCTACCAACAGATCCTCAGTGCACAGTCCACCGACATCGACATCATCCAAATCGACATGGTGTGGCCGGGGATGCTGGCCAAACACCTGCTGGATCTGCGCGAGGTGCTTCCTGCCAACGCGACCCAGGGCTACTTCCAGGCACAGGTCGATAACGCCACGGTCAACGGACGGCTGGTGACGATGCCGTGGTTCGCCGATTCGGGGCTGCTGTATTACCGCAAGGACTTGCTCGAGAAGTACAACAAGCCGGTGCCCCAGACGTGGGAGGAAATGACCGCGACCGCCAGGGATGTTCAACAGGCCGAACGCAGCGCTGGTCATCCCAATCTGTGGGGTTACATATTTCAGGGTCGCGCCTACGAGGGGCTGACCTGCAATGCGCTGGAGTGGATCAGCAGCCAAGCTCAAGGCGGCCTGGTCAATCCACAAGGCGACATCGTCGTTAACAGTCCAGCCTCAAGAGCGGCCCTGAACCTGGCGAAAAGCTGGGTCGGAGACATCTCCCCGCGTGGCGTGCTCAATTACACCGAGGAAGAAGGGCGTGGCGTATTCCAGTCGGGAAATGCGCTGTTCATGCGCAACTGGCCTTACGTCTGGGCCCTGGTGCAGAGCCAGGACAGTGCAGTGAAAGACCAGGTTGGCGTTGCTGCCCTGCCCCGCGGCGGCGAGACCGGTAACCATGCATCCACCCTCGGCGGGTGGGGCCTGGCGGTATCGCGTTACAGCGCCCATCCGCAACTGGCCGCGGAGCTGGTGAGCTACCTGACCAGCGCCCAGCAACAAAAGCACCGCGCCCTGATCGGCGCCTATAACCCGGTTATCGAGTCCCTGTATCAGGACCCCGAGCTGCTCGCGGCCATGCCTTACTACGCCCAGCTGCACAGCATTCTCAACGATGGGGTCATGCGCCCCGCCGCAATAACCGCCGATCGCTATCCACGGGTCTCCAATGCGTTCTTCGACCGAGTGCATGGCGTGCTGGCGGGCGAGTTGCCTGTCGATCAGGCACTGGCCGAACTGGAAAGCGAACTCACGCGCATCAAACGCCAGAACTGGTAA
- a CDS encoding ABC transporter ATP-binding protein: MIKLKLDKVNKQLGGARILRDVSLEIAAGEFVVFVGPSGCGKSTLLRLIAGLDSICAGDLLIDGRRVNDLEPRERGVGMVFQSYALYPHMSVYDNIGFGLKLAKTDKSSLRERVLKTAQILQLDKLLQRKPKELSGGQRQRVAMGRAMAREPDILLFDEPLSNLDASLRVQMRNEIARLHARLSSTIIYVTHDQVEAMTLADKIVVLNGGHVEQVGSPRELYERPASRFVGGFLGSPRMNFLAARLHAPGETSRVETSVLGMTALPFDSSNLTAGTPLSLGVRPEHMSLKAAQGTGGLVVAGVEYLGSETYVHLETDQDEPLVCRCEVNAGWQAGDRVELQLEIDNLHLFDADGTALKRHPQAIENLPNDRSRRSAQARAL, encoded by the coding sequence GTGATCAAACTGAAGCTAGATAAGGTGAATAAACAATTGGGCGGCGCGCGGATTCTTCGCGACGTCAGCCTGGAGATCGCTGCGGGTGAATTCGTGGTGTTCGTTGGCCCTTCGGGCTGCGGAAAGTCGACCCTGCTGCGACTGATCGCAGGACTGGATTCGATCTGCGCCGGCGACCTGTTGATTGATGGACGACGGGTCAATGACCTGGAGCCGCGCGAGCGCGGCGTCGGCATGGTGTTTCAGTCCTATGCGCTGTACCCGCACATGAGCGTCTACGACAACATCGGTTTCGGTCTCAAGCTGGCCAAGACGGATAAAAGCAGCCTGCGCGAGCGGGTGCTGAAAACGGCGCAAATCCTGCAGTTGGACAAACTGCTGCAACGCAAGCCAAAGGAACTCTCCGGAGGGCAGCGTCAGCGTGTGGCCATGGGCAGGGCCATGGCGCGGGAGCCGGACATCTTGTTGTTCGATGAGCCGCTGTCCAACCTGGACGCGTCCTTGCGGGTGCAGATGCGCAACGAAATCGCCCGGCTGCACGCTCGACTCAGCTCGACCATCATCTACGTCACCCACGATCAGGTGGAGGCCATGACCCTGGCCGACAAGATTGTCGTGCTCAATGGCGGTCACGTGGAGCAGGTCGGTTCGCCTCGCGAACTCTACGAACGCCCGGCCAGCCGCTTCGTCGGCGGTTTTCTCGGCTCGCCCAGAATGAACTTTCTGGCGGCGCGCCTGCACGCCCCCGGCGAAACCAGCCGGGTGGAGACCTCGGTGCTGGGCATGACCGCCCTGCCCTTCGACAGCTCGAACCTGACGGCCGGCACGCCCCTGAGCTTGGGGGTTCGCCCGGAGCACATGTCGCTCAAGGCCGCGCAAGGAACCGGCGGCCTTGTCGTGGCCGGGGTCGAGTACCTGGGGAGCGAAACCTACGTGCACCTCGAAACCGATCAGGACGAGCCGCTGGTCTGTCGCTGCGAGGTCAACGCCGGATGGCAGGCAGGTGATCGAGTCGAACTGCAGCTGGAAATCGACAACCTGCATCTGTTCGATGCCGACGGCACGGCCTTGAAGCGGCACCCGCAGGCCATTGAGAACCTGCCGAATGACCGCTCTCGACGCTCTGCCCAAGCACGCGCCCTATGA
- a CDS encoding RNA ligase family protein → MHMDIRATAHNLELLKYPRTPHLQGSRLQDGDTDTGQVRYAALAGQWLVVEEKLDGANAGISFSASGELRLQSRGHYLTGGGRERQFNLFKQWAVAHEHWLLERLEDRFVLYGEWLHKKHSVFYDRLPHYFCEFDVWDRATGLFLSTAARRCLLEGGPVLSVPVLYEGPAPRRHAELMALVGDSLAKTERWREVFEQVVRREGLDLARAWRQCDRSSRMEGLYLKLEDEQQTLGRLKWVRQDFVQAIIDADQHHANQPFIPNQLADGVDLYAPRLSMDWQGPRHGY, encoded by the coding sequence ATGCACATGGATATTCGTGCCACCGCGCACAACCTGGAACTGCTCAAATACCCCCGCACGCCCCATCTGCAAGGCTCGCGCCTGCAAGATGGCGACACTGACACTGGCCAGGTGCGCTATGCCGCTCTAGCCGGGCAGTGGCTGGTGGTGGAAGAAAAACTCGATGGCGCCAACGCCGGCATCAGCTTTAGCGCAAGCGGCGAGTTGCGCCTGCAATCTCGCGGTCACTACCTCACCGGCGGTGGGCGCGAGCGCCAGTTCAATCTGTTCAAGCAGTGGGCCGTGGCTCACGAACACTGGTTGCTGGAGCGCCTGGAAGATCGCTTCGTGCTGTATGGCGAATGGCTGCACAAGAAGCACTCGGTGTTCTACGACCGCTTGCCACATTATTTCTGCGAGTTCGATGTGTGGGACCGCGCCACTGGGCTGTTCCTCTCCACCGCGGCGCGCCGGTGCCTGCTCGAAGGAGGGCCGGTGCTGTCGGTGCCGGTGCTGTACGAAGGCCCGGCGCCGCGCCGACATGCCGAGCTGATGGCGCTGGTGGGCGATTCGCTGGCCAAGACCGAGCGCTGGCGCGAGGTGTTCGAGCAGGTGGTGCGCCGCGAAGGCCTCGACCTGGCCCGTGCCTGGCGCCAGTGCGACCGATCCAGCCGCATGGAAGGCCTTTATCTGAAGCTCGAGGACGAGCAGCAGACCCTCGGCCGACTCAAGTGGGTACGCCAGGACTTCGTCCAGGCCATCATCGATGCCGACCAGCACCATGCCAACCAACCCTTCATCCCCAATCAACTGGCCGACGGCGTCGACCTCTATGCCCCGCGCCTGTCCATGGACTGGCAGGGCCCACGCCACGGCTATTGA
- a CDS encoding carbohydrate ABC transporter permease gives MSPRLLKKALWRCGFWCLIGIVLLYAVFPFYYAIVTSLKPSSALFDVSYWIGTADFSNYATVLHQASFLRAIGNSLLVALCVVTLALFLSVTAAYALGRVKFRGRGTVLMMVLGVSMFPQVAVLSGLFEVIRALGLYNTSWALILSYSIFTLPFTVWVLTTFMGQLPHELEEAAIMDGASPWVTLTRVLLPLLWPALVTTGLLAFIAAWNEFLFALTFTLTDTQRTVPVAIALISGGSPHELPWGLLMAASVLVTVPLVILVLIFQRRIVSGLTAGALKG, from the coding sequence ATGAGCCCGCGCCTCCTCAAGAAAGCCCTGTGGCGCTGTGGATTCTGGTGCCTGATCGGGATTGTGCTGCTGTATGCGGTCTTCCCGTTCTATTACGCCATCGTGACGTCGCTCAAGCCGTCCAGCGCCCTGTTCGACGTCAGCTACTGGATCGGCACTGCCGACTTCTCCAATTACGCGACGGTACTCCACCAAGCCTCATTCCTGCGGGCGATCGGCAACTCGCTGCTGGTCGCACTGTGCGTGGTGACGCTGGCGCTGTTCCTCAGTGTGACGGCCGCCTATGCCTTGGGAAGGGTGAAGTTCCGGGGGCGTGGCACGGTCTTGATGATGGTGCTCGGCGTGTCGATGTTTCCCCAGGTCGCGGTGCTGTCGGGGCTGTTCGAAGTGATCCGCGCTCTGGGCCTGTACAACACCTCTTGGGCGCTGATCCTGAGCTACAGCATTTTCACCCTGCCCTTCACGGTCTGGGTGCTGACCACCTTCATGGGGCAACTGCCTCATGAACTGGAAGAAGCGGCAATCATGGATGGCGCTTCACCCTGGGTCACGCTGACCCGCGTGCTGTTGCCGCTGCTCTGGCCTGCCCTGGTCACCACTGGCTTGTTGGCCTTCATCGCCGCGTGGAACGAGTTCCTGTTTGCCCTGACCTTCACCCTCACCGACACGCAACGCACGGTGCCGGTCGCCATCGCCCTGATTTCCGGCGGGAGTCCCCATGAGCTGCCTTGGGGGCTGTTGATGGCGGCATCGGTGCTGGTCACCGTGCCCCTGGTGATCCTGGTGCTGATCTTCCAGCGCCGAATCGTTTCCGGTCTCACCGCCGGCGCCTTAAAGGGTTGA
- a CDS encoding diguanylate cyclase, protein MSTRGNVLKASDVTLCALVCLAGVAITLLVLILFVGAEQRTVSVAFQLEVDERFSRLQRRFNIQVLKLDVVRRFFVNADDVTEKEFLGFVTPLVGEDEAYSWVARIPEKDLQGFRAKALLNGTGDFSYHEIDPVSGDRVPLSSRPEHWILLYLLKRDDVKVLPGMDILARPGRQALMNKARETGEIVVSEPLKMTNGQSGVFFVAPVFKTPPEVPLHDADLQGFVVSSVRLASLMEQGIPLPSLQRLNVTLSLIDNQQQGEDIYQSLAPAAPSALYAQRLLKVADQDYLVQFRPGATFLAANSYTLSISLIVVFGTGLSLLLTLMVYLLITQRARALSLVDERTQDLRVLNITDHLTGVYNRRYFEELMARLLVEANVQHRPLSLIMFDVDHFKHINDRWGHQCGDKVLQALCARISSATRQTDLLCRTGGEEFALICPGSELNHTRLLAEKLRALINTQPFEDSGRVTCSFGVATWIASESFDAFIRRADTAMYRAKAMGRDQVQAADR, encoded by the coding sequence ATGTCTACTCGTGGGAATGTGCTCAAAGCATCGGACGTGACCCTTTGCGCCCTGGTGTGCCTGGCTGGGGTGGCCATCACGCTATTGGTGTTGATCCTGTTTGTCGGGGCAGAGCAGCGTACCGTCAGCGTTGCCTTTCAACTGGAGGTCGACGAAAGATTCAGTCGCCTGCAACGACGCTTTAATATTCAGGTCTTGAAACTGGACGTGGTGCGGCGTTTCTTTGTCAACGCCGACGATGTCACTGAAAAGGAGTTTCTGGGATTTGTCACGCCTCTGGTTGGCGAGGACGAAGCCTATAGCTGGGTGGCCAGGATTCCCGAGAAGGATCTGCAAGGGTTTCGTGCCAAGGCGCTGCTCAACGGCACCGGTGATTTTTCATATCATGAAATTGATCCCGTCAGCGGTGACAGAGTCCCGCTTAGCAGCCGGCCGGAGCACTGGATATTGCTCTATTTATTGAAGCGCGATGACGTGAAGGTCTTGCCCGGCATGGATATTCTGGCTCGCCCGGGTCGCCAGGCCTTGATGAACAAGGCCCGTGAAACAGGCGAAATCGTGGTGTCGGAACCCTTGAAAATGACCAATGGGCAATCGGGGGTTTTCTTTGTCGCACCGGTGTTCAAGACGCCGCCTGAGGTGCCATTGCACGATGCAGATTTGCAGGGCTTCGTTGTCTCCAGCGTGCGCTTGGCGTCCCTGATGGAACAGGGCATTCCATTACCCAGCCTGCAACGATTGAACGTGACGCTTTCATTGATCGACAACCAGCAGCAAGGGGAAGACATCTATCAGAGCCTGGCTCCCGCAGCCCCTTCGGCGCTGTACGCGCAGCGGCTGCTGAAAGTCGCCGACCAGGATTACCTGGTCCAGTTTCGACCCGGCGCTACATTTCTCGCCGCCAACAGCTACACCCTGTCCATCAGCCTGATTGTCGTGTTCGGAACAGGGTTGTCGCTGCTGTTGACCTTGATGGTGTACTTGCTGATTACCCAGCGCGCCCGCGCCCTGTCGCTGGTGGATGAACGCACGCAAGACCTGCGCGTGCTGAACATCACCGATCACCTGACCGGTGTCTATAACCGCCGATACTTCGAAGAGTTGATGGCGCGCCTGCTCGTCGAGGCGAACGTGCAACACCGCCCGCTGTCGCTGATCATGTTTGACGTTGATCACTTCAAGCACATCAACGACCGTTGGGGCCATCAATGTGGCGATAAGGTTCTGCAGGCCTTGTGCGCCCGAATAAGTTCGGCAACACGGCAAACCGATCTGCTGTGCAGAACAGGCGGAGAGGAGTTTGCGTTGATCTGCCCGGGTAGCGAGCTGAACCATACAAGGCTGCTGGCAGAAAAGCTTCGGGCGCTGATAAACACCCAGCCATTTGAGGATAGTGGCCGGGTGACTTGCAGCTTCGGCGTTGCCACATGGATTGCGTCAGAGTCGTTCGACGCCTTCATTCGGCGTGCCGATACCGCGATGTACCGTGCAAAAGCAATGGGCCGGGACCAAGTCCAGGCGGCCGACCGCTAG
- a CDS encoding hydroxypyruvate isomerase family protein: MLKFNAHLGFQFNDLPFLQRIEAAAAAGFKAVEFPSPYAFEASQLAAHLTQYSLPLIQFAAPAGVTKGLAALQGKEEEFREGLALAARYAKVLGCSKVHVMSGITEQVSAAPRFMSNLEYAVGYFQDQGLQPLIEVISPREIPGYYLSDFGKALQVLEAFPSVGLILDLYHAQLLTGDAATVLDQFYERTVHVQVADCPGRHEPGTGMVDFAPLFAALEHRGYAGWIGCEYRPSSTTAASLGWLKLHNA, encoded by the coding sequence ATGCTCAAGTTCAACGCTCATCTCGGCTTCCAGTTCAACGATTTGCCCTTTCTCCAGCGGATCGAAGCGGCAGCGGCGGCCGGATTCAAGGCAGTGGAGTTTCCTTCACCCTATGCATTTGAAGCCAGTCAACTGGCCGCACATTTGACTCAATATTCCCTGCCCCTGATCCAGTTCGCGGCCCCGGCCGGAGTCACCAAGGGCTTGGCTGCGTTGCAAGGCAAGGAAGAAGAGTTTCGTGAGGGTCTGGCCTTGGCCGCCAGGTATGCAAAGGTCTTGGGCTGCTCGAAGGTGCACGTCATGTCCGGGATTACTGAACAGGTTTCGGCTGCGCCGCGTTTCATGAGCAACTTGGAATATGCCGTCGGCTATTTTCAGGATCAGGGGTTGCAGCCTCTGATCGAAGTGATAAGCCCAAGGGAAATCCCGGGGTACTACCTGTCGGATTTCGGCAAGGCGCTCCAGGTGCTGGAAGCCTTCCCGAGTGTGGGGCTGATTCTCGATCTGTACCATGCACAGCTTTTGACCGGCGACGCCGCAACTGTTCTGGATCAGTTTTATGAGCGAACGGTCCACGTACAGGTTGCAGACTGCCCAGGTCGCCATGAGCCGGGGACCGGCATGGTTGACTTTGCGCCATTGTTTGCCGCCCTGGAACACCGTGGATACGCGGGATGGATCGGATGTGAATACCGTCCTTCCAGCACGACTGCGGCAAGCTTGGGTTGGCTCAAGTTGCACAATGCCTAG
- a CDS encoding glutathione S-transferase family protein produces MREILPLSGSDSKHCLHRAVGDAQWQRPFRSNVPGRLMSADPGTASLLPFSVSAQKDNGSIDHPKGARTMRLHYHPASTCSRRVLMTAHDLEIELDLVPVDLFKGEQNAPEFLQLNPNHRVPVLEHDGWVLWESCAIMQYLADLVPGQTLYPGEPRGRADVNRWLFWCGQSFMPGIGILNWENSIKSLAGMGAPDPVEVARAEQGVTEAANILEAHLSHRQWICDSGLSLADLAIAAPLADQHRAKFPVTHLPNLQRWFMQVQALDAWKQTAAQAL; encoded by the coding sequence TTGCGCGAGATCCTGCCATTATCCGGCAGTGACTCAAAGCACTGTTTGCATCGCGCGGTGGGGGATGCTCAATGGCAGCGACCTTTCAGGAGCAACGTTCCTGGCCGGCTGATGAGCGCCGATCCAGGCACGGCATCACTGCTGCCATTTTCTGTCAGTGCGCAGAAAGACAATGGCAGCATTGATCACCCCAAAGGAGCTAGAACCATGCGTCTTCACTACCATCCAGCGTCGACCTGCAGCCGCCGAGTGCTGATGACCGCCCATGACCTCGAAATCGAGCTCGACCTGGTGCCGGTGGATCTGTTCAAAGGCGAGCAGAACGCTCCCGAGTTTCTGCAACTGAACCCGAATCATCGGGTTCCGGTTCTCGAACATGATGGATGGGTACTCTGGGAGTCTTGCGCCATCATGCAGTACCTGGCGGACCTGGTGCCTGGTCAGACCCTTTATCCCGGCGAACCCCGTGGCCGTGCAGACGTCAACCGCTGGCTGTTCTGGTGCGGGCAGTCCTTCATGCCGGGCATCGGCATTCTTAACTGGGAGAACTCGATCAAGTCCTTGGCTGGAATGGGGGCGCCCGATCCCGTTGAGGTCGCTCGCGCCGAGCAAGGGGTGACTGAGGCTGCAAACATTCTTGAGGCGCACCTCAGTCATCGCCAATGGATTTGCGACAGCGGTCTTTCGCTGGCCGACCTGGCGATAGCCGCACCGCTGGCTGATCAGCACCGGGCCAAGTTCCCGGTGACGCATCTGCCCAATCTCCAGCGCTGGTTCATGCAAGTCCAGGCGCTTGATGCCTGGAAGCAGACGGCAGCACAAGCCCTGTAA